From a region of the Williamsia phyllosphaerae genome:
- a CDS encoding enoyl-CoA hydratase/isomerase family protein: MSYIQTSVANGVGEIVLDRPRALNALDQSMIDDMHEVLTRWADDPSVSTVLVTSASDRAFCAGGDIRAIRDNAVDGNAAAISHYFASEYTLDQLIADYPKPYVTLIDGAAMGGGLGISVHGEVRVVTDKAVMAMPETAIGFFPDIGATYFLPRLPAGVGMWLGLTGARITGTDAVTVGLATHHVPTEGLPEVAAAIRSGAPLVEVLTSSAPAPTEIPLKNIAEYFADSSVPAILGGLRGAASSASEQQAQWATQMVSLMESASPTSLMVAARLIEIGDSSLLDQCFERELHAAERICATPDFAEGVRAVLVDKDRNPAFSPAQVDDVDPAEVERIVGSI; this comes from the coding sequence ATGTCCTACATTCAGACCTCGGTTGCCAACGGAGTCGGCGAGATCGTCCTCGATCGGCCACGAGCGCTCAACGCACTCGACCAGTCGATGATCGACGACATGCACGAGGTGCTGACCCGGTGGGCGGACGATCCGTCGGTGTCGACGGTGCTCGTGACGTCGGCGTCGGACCGGGCGTTCTGCGCCGGCGGTGACATCCGGGCGATCCGGGACAACGCGGTCGACGGCAACGCTGCGGCCATCAGCCACTACTTCGCCTCGGAGTACACCCTCGATCAGTTGATCGCCGACTACCCCAAGCCCTACGTCACCCTGATCGACGGAGCCGCGATGGGCGGCGGTCTCGGGATCAGCGTGCACGGTGAGGTCCGGGTCGTCACCGACAAGGCCGTGATGGCGATGCCGGAGACGGCCATCGGCTTCTTCCCCGACATCGGTGCGACCTACTTCCTGCCGCGACTGCCCGCAGGTGTCGGGATGTGGTTGGGGCTCACCGGAGCCCGCATCACCGGTACCGATGCCGTCACGGTGGGCCTGGCCACCCACCACGTACCGACCGAGGGGCTCCCCGAGGTGGCCGCGGCGATCCGTTCGGGCGCTCCGCTGGTCGAGGTCCTCACCTCGTCGGCGCCGGCCCCGACCGAGATCCCGTTGAAGAACATCGCCGAGTACTTCGCCGACAGCTCGGTCCCCGCGATCCTGGGCGGTCTGCGCGGTGCGGCGTCGAGCGCGTCGGAGCAGCAGGCGCAGTGGGCCACGCAGATGGTGTCGTTGATGGAGTCGGCCTCGCCGACCAGCCTGATGGTCGCGGCCCGGTTGATCGAGATCGGTGACTCGTCGCTGCTCGATCAGTGCTTCGAGCGCGAACTCCATGCCGCGGAACGGATCTGCGCGACTCCCGATTTCGCCGAGGGGGTTCGTGCGGTCCTCGTCGACAAGGACCGCAACCCGGCGTTCTCGCCCGCGCAGGTCGACGACGTCGACCCGGCCGAGGTCGAGCGGATCGTCGGCAGCATCTGA